In Candidatus Defluviibacterium haderslevense, the following are encoded in one genomic region:
- a CDS encoding GIY-YIG nuclease family protein, protein MSYNVYILYSEVQDKYYIGSTQDVTERLVRHNSGKEKYTSKYIPWNLVLSLEKETRSEAYHLEIKIKNLNREKLLKFIEKYK, encoded by the coding sequence ATGTCATACAATGTGTACATACTCTATTCTGAAGTTCAAGATAAATATTATATCGGCAGTACACAAGACGTTACTGAAAGACTCGTTCGCCATAATTCGGGAAAAGAAAAATATACAAGCAAGTATATTCCGTGGAATCTTGTGCTTAGTCTTGAAAAGGAAACTAGATCTGAAGCCTATCATCTTGAGATTAAGATAAAAAATCTTAACAGAGAAAAGCTTTTAAAATTTATTGAAAAATATAAATAA
- a CDS encoding GIY-YIG nuclease family protein, producing MSYNVYILYSEVQDKYYIGSTQDVTERLVRHNSGKEKYTSKYISWNLVLSLEKETRSEAYQLEIKIKNLNREKLLKFIEKYK from the coding sequence ATGTCATACAATGTGTACATACTCTATTCTGAAGTTCAAGATAAATATTATATCGGCAGTACACAAGACGTTACTGAAAGACTCGTTCGCCATAATTCGGGAAAAGAAAAATATACAAGCAAGTATATTTCGTGGAATCTTGTGCTTAGTCTTGAAAAGGAAACTAGATCTGAAGCCTATCAACTTGAGATTAAGATAAAAAATCTTAACAGAGAAAAGCTTTTAAAATTTATTGAAAAATATAAATAA
- the arr gene encoding NAD(+)--rifampin ADP-ribosyltransferase encodes MNKSNDSTPSPFAQTFFHGTKADLKIGDAIEIGINSNYGQQHIAKYIYLTATLDAAIWGAELALGEGRERIYLVEPNGPIEDDPNLTDKKFPGNPTKSYRSKYPFKIVGEVTLWKGHAPEKVKAMQEALAKLKEQGIEAIEY; translated from the coding sequence ATGAACAAATCGAACGATTCTACTCCAAGTCCATTTGCTCAAACCTTCTTCCACGGTACAAAGGCTGACCTTAAGATTGGAGATGCTATTGAAATTGGTATTAACTCGAATTATGGGCAACAGCATATTGCGAAATACATTTATCTCACTGCCACTCTGGATGCAGCCATTTGGGGCGCTGAATTAGCTTTAGGTGAAGGTCGTGAAAGAATATATTTAGTTGAGCCCAACGGTCCAATTGAAGATGATCCCAATTTGACCGACAAAAAATTCCCTGGTAATCCAACAAAATCCTACCGCTCAAAATATCCATTTAAGATAGTTGGAGAAGTTACTCTTTGGAAAGGTCACGCTCCGGAAAAAGTCAAAGCTATGCAAGAAGCATTAGCAAAACTTAAAGAACAAGGAATTGAGGCTATAGAGTACTAG
- a CDS encoding TonB-dependent receptor, with protein sequence MKKRFTTCCFLFIFYYCSAQEQFTHNIYFKSDAQSLDQTLIQLSKVSQINISFDHTLVSGFKAAPINQSSTFKEILEELLAPTKLKYKILEDQQIVIKGKKESNPKYYLSGRISDSITGEFLIGAIVYDQLSGKHIETNDYGFYSINTTNEIVQLECYYLGYAKWKQRIILKNQNTTRNIFLSPAISLPEVVVTQKTPHANNLNEHPDINLTDLKNNPKVLGQQDIVRGLMLEPGITSGADGFGGLNCRGGSYDQNLFLLDDVPVYYPSHGLGLMSIFNADAIRNIRFFKSNIPAAYNGRLSSIIDVHTKDGNLNQWSSDISIGLLNANALIEGPIIKNKLSILVAGRRTILDPFIKETTKFFKDKEGKEGYSNYYFYDLNAKINLKISNKQRFYLSYYQGKDLFTDEELLFDIQDQEATTYKKFYHLSWRNELLSARYNVQLAKNLFSNVVVYSSKFQSTSEQYNSYVSQVSNVRNDSALLGRSFYSNILEKGLLWRLDYSLSTHHRIIMGIKLSDQIFKPTIYSYNQKNFLNTDLIQFIPEPNDSIGTVNRKKNQEYNFYIEDQYTIRKILELTAGFRSAVFTYDHINQGSIFPRIAIQSKAWNNVVIGGAWDQQIQSLHLLNSNSIGLPTDLWIPSTQQFKPQHMESFTLFMNLNVLKHQWRFEAYDKALKGLIHIKEGASFDLGSLNTWQDQVVLGKGHSKGFEASVEGKMESLKYRLNYTRSHSTRHFAEINNGQTFDYLFDRPHQLNISLYWNVMPHLVISSLFEYSSGSPISLPIGKYEYISRDLDATKTIVFVNDEINGLRLPNYMRLDLGLNYTIRNTKNIQEISFGIYNILNRRNPVFIELASDPKNPTQDIFNQVSLMPFLPSLSYRIKWN encoded by the coding sequence TTGAAGAAACGATTCACAACATGTTGCTTCTTGTTCATTTTTTATTATTGTTCTGCACAAGAACAATTTACACATAATATATACTTTAAATCTGATGCTCAATCCCTCGATCAAACATTAATTCAACTCAGTAAGGTATCACAAATTAATATTTCATTTGACCATACTTTGGTTTCAGGATTTAAGGCAGCCCCGATAAACCAATCGAGTACCTTCAAGGAAATCTTAGAAGAATTATTAGCTCCGACTAAATTGAAGTATAAAATTCTGGAAGACCAACAAATAGTTATTAAAGGAAAAAAGGAAAGCAATCCTAAATATTATTTATCAGGTCGAATTTCTGATAGTATTACTGGTGAATTTTTAATTGGTGCTATCGTTTATGATCAATTATCTGGAAAGCATATTGAAACTAATGATTATGGATTTTATAGTATCAATACTACGAATGAAATAGTGCAATTGGAATGTTATTATTTAGGCTATGCCAAATGGAAACAAAGAATCATATTAAAGAATCAAAACACAACAAGAAATATTTTTTTGTCGCCCGCTATTTCACTTCCTGAAGTAGTAGTAACTCAGAAAACCCCACATGCAAATAATCTGAATGAACATCCTGACATTAATCTAACAGATTTAAAAAATAACCCCAAGGTGCTAGGCCAACAAGATATCGTTAGAGGCTTAATGTTGGAACCAGGAATAACCAGTGGAGCCGATGGTTTCGGTGGATTGAATTGCAGAGGAGGAAGCTATGATCAGAATCTTTTTTTATTAGATGATGTTCCGGTCTATTATCCGAGTCACGGTCTGGGGCTGATGAGTATATTTAATGCAGATGCTATTCGTAATATTCGTTTTTTCAAATCAAATATTCCAGCAGCGTATAATGGCAGGTTATCTAGTATTATAGATGTTCATACTAAGGATGGTAATTTGAATCAATGGTCTTCTGATATTAGCATTGGATTACTTAATGCGAACGCATTAATAGAAGGACCAATTATTAAAAATAAACTTTCGATATTAGTAGCAGGTCGAAGAACCATCCTTGATCCATTTATTAAAGAAACGACTAAATTTTTTAAAGATAAAGAAGGAAAAGAAGGATATTCAAATTATTATTTTTATGATTTGAATGCAAAAATAAATTTAAAAATTTCGAATAAACAGCGATTTTATTTAAGTTATTATCAAGGGAAGGATTTATTCACTGATGAAGAATTATTATTTGATATTCAAGATCAGGAAGCAACGACTTACAAGAAATTTTATCATTTGAGCTGGCGTAACGAATTACTTTCTGCTCGTTATAATGTACAACTAGCCAAGAATTTATTCTCAAATGTGGTTGTTTATAGTAGTAAATTTCAAAGTACATCCGAACAATATAATTCGTATGTTTCGCAAGTGTCTAATGTTCGAAATGATTCAGCATTACTGGGTAGATCATTTTATTCAAACATATTAGAAAAAGGATTATTATGGAGATTGGATTATTCACTCAGTACGCATCATCGAATAATAATGGGAATAAAATTATCTGACCAGATTTTTAAACCAACAATATATAGTTACAACCAAAAGAATTTTTTAAATACAGATTTAATTCAATTTATTCCTGAACCAAATGACAGCATTGGCACCGTTAATCGTAAAAAAAATCAGGAATATAATTTTTATATTGAAGATCAATATACGATTAGAAAAATATTGGAATTGACAGCAGGATTTAGATCTGCAGTATTTACTTATGATCACATCAATCAAGGCTCCATTTTTCCAAGAATTGCCATTCAATCTAAAGCGTGGAACAATGTGGTTATTGGAGGAGCTTGGGATCAACAAATACAATCTTTGCATCTGTTGAATTCAAATTCTATTGGTTTACCAACGGATTTATGGATTCCTTCAACACAACAATTCAAGCCCCAACATATGGAGTCTTTTACTCTATTTATGAATCTCAACGTTCTCAAACATCAATGGCGTTTTGAAGCCTACGATAAGGCATTAAAAGGATTAATTCATATCAAAGAAGGGGCGAGTTTTGATTTAGGAAGTTTGAATACCTGGCAAGACCAGGTTGTATTGGGTAAAGGACATTCAAAGGGATTTGAAGCAAGTGTTGAAGGTAAAATGGAATCCCTGAAGTATCGATTAAATTATACAAGATCTCATTCTACCAGACATTTTGCAGAAATCAACAATGGGCAGACGTTTGATTATTTGTTTGACCGACCACATCAACTTAATATAAGTCTGTATTGGAATGTAATGCCACATTTAGTTATATCATCGTTGTTTGAATATAGTTCCGGAAGTCCGATCAGTTTACCTATTGGAAAATATGAGTACATATCTAGGGATTTAGATGCAACTAAAACCATAGTATTTGTCAATGATGAAATCAATGGATTGCGCTTACCAAATTATATGAGATTGGATTTGGGTTTAAATTATACTATACGCAACACAAAGAACATTCAGGAAATCAGTTTTGGAATTTATAATATTTTAAATCGAAGAAATCCTGTTTTTATTGAATTGGCATCAGATCCTAAGAATCCAACACAGGATATATTTAACCAGGTTAGCCTGATGCCATTTCTACCTTCATTAAGTTATCGTATCAAATGGAACTAA
- a CDS encoding DUF4249 family protein, which translates to MDKYRFQYTFTRIPDVMRFSKLFYVVFLLTCMQCRSPYNIDIGDQNVLYQVSAYVVPSKPILFYVSKVGQPVGEADYQLKDTAKIYFTNGSNEYLIEPKYFPNQLNPVYQLSNWNATSDESEIKVIFNSGQELSSKVGIPKDSISCSIDYTETSFIDNAVQSVKLQMHWPDQTQTFHYYHLVIKKVDWNYDGQGGYKSEGLSNVEITPADSRSLKGVTILSHEPGLLLTDALLMENNMNLDLLVKTTGPISRNKERFKELQIELRTVSEEYYKFHKSVALQLSSSQSGFPVLEPIRTYTNIIGGQGIFASYRSTFSTKLIQ; encoded by the coding sequence ATGGACAAATATCGATTTCAATATACGTTTACAAGAATACCCGATGTTATGAGGTTTAGCAAATTATTTTATGTAGTCTTTTTATTGACTTGTATGCAATGCAGGAGTCCATATAACATAGATATTGGCGATCAGAATGTATTGTATCAAGTATCTGCTTATGTAGTTCCATCAAAACCTATACTTTTTTATGTGTCCAAAGTTGGCCAGCCAGTCGGGGAAGCTGATTACCAACTCAAGGATACTGCCAAAATTTATTTTACAAACGGCAGTAATGAATATCTCATTGAACCTAAATATTTTCCAAATCAATTAAATCCTGTTTATCAATTGTCTAATTGGAATGCAACTTCTGACGAAAGTGAAATTAAAGTAATATTTAATTCAGGACAAGAATTAAGTTCTAAGGTCGGTATTCCAAAAGATTCGATTTCATGTAGTATTGATTATACTGAGACCAGTTTTATTGATAATGCAGTCCAAAGCGTAAAACTACAAATGCATTGGCCGGATCAAACACAGACATTTCATTATTACCATTTGGTTATTAAAAAAGTAGACTGGAATTATGACGGACAGGGTGGATATAAGTCTGAGGGCCTTTCTAATGTAGAAATAACACCTGCTGACAGCAGAAGCCTCAAGGGAGTTACGATCTTGAGTCATGAACCGGGCCTCCTATTAACAGATGCCCTCTTAATGGAAAACAACATGAATTTGGATTTATTGGTTAAAACCACAGGGCCGATTAGTAGGAATAAGGAACGATTTAAGGAATTACAGATAGAACTAAGGACGGTTTCTGAAGAATATTATAAGTTTCACAAGTCTGTAGCGCTACAATTGTCGTCAAGTCAATCGGGTTTTCCTGTTTTGGAACCCATACGAACTTATACTAATATCATTGGTGGGCAAGGCATTTTTGCCTCCTACAGGAGTACATTTAGTACTAAATTGATTCAATAA
- a CDS encoding GIY-YIG nuclease family protein has protein sequence MSYNVSILYSEVQDKYYIGSTQDVTERLDCHNSGKEKYTSKYIPWNLVLSLEKETRSEAYQLEIKIELVLYSLNSLFFKFC, from the coding sequence ATGTCATACAATGTGTCCATACTCTATTCTGAAGTTCAAGATAAATATTATATCGGCAGTACACAAGACGTTACTGAAAGACTCGATTGTCATAATTCGGGAAAAGAAAAATATACAAGCAAGTATATTCCGTGGAATCTTGTGCTTAGTCTTGAAAAGGAAACTAGATCTGAAGCCTATCAACTTGAGATTAAGATTGAGCTAGTACTCTATAGCCTCAATTCCTTGTTCTTTAAGTTTTGCTAA